In Mucilaginibacter boryungensis, a single window of DNA contains:
- a CDS encoding flavin monoamine oxidase family protein → MKNTVLIIGAGAAGLAAAYALAKSGKKVAVLEARERIGGRINTLNQTSFFDRAELGAEFVHGDLPVTFNLLKDAGIAPQTIALQMWRYRDGKFKQEEEQVEDWDEVMQKLAALKTDMPIAQFMQQNFGGEKYAAVTKSVLQFVAGYDTADPAKASAFALRKEWQNEDEDAQHRVPGGYCTLINYLARECKKHSGIIKLDAAVTDVYWDNKQVRAVTMDGVEYKAEQLIITLPLGVLQLPEEAEGAVKFHPQVPEHTEAIGQIGFGAIIKILLQFNAPFWEDEQYGGIKAPAFLFTEEKIPTWWTQDTGNALLTGWLGGGGAAELAETTNEAIWQLAMQSLANVFKLDMAELKGRLITWRVANWTADPFTRGSYAYDTVDSARARKVLNQPVDDTIFFAGEYLYDGPAMGTVEAALDSGLKVADKL, encoded by the coding sequence ATGAAAAACACGGTATTAATAATAGGCGCAGGGGCGGCGGGCCTTGCAGCGGCATACGCGTTGGCTAAAAGCGGAAAAAAGGTTGCCGTTTTAGAAGCGCGGGAACGCATAGGGGGGCGCATCAATACCCTTAACCAAACCTCGTTTTTTGATAGGGCTGAATTGGGCGCCGAATTTGTCCACGGCGATTTGCCCGTTACATTTAACTTATTAAAAGATGCCGGCATTGCACCGCAAACCATAGCGCTGCAAATGTGGCGTTACCGCGATGGCAAATTTAAACAGGAAGAAGAACAAGTGGAGGACTGGGACGAGGTAATGCAAAAACTGGCCGCACTAAAAACCGATATGCCCATAGCCCAATTTATGCAGCAAAACTTTGGCGGTGAAAAATATGCGGCGGTTACTAAATCGGTATTGCAGTTTGTAGCAGGGTATGATACCGCCGACCCCGCAAAAGCCAGTGCGTTTGCCCTGCGTAAAGAATGGCAAAACGAAGATGAGGATGCCCAGCACCGCGTACCCGGCGGCTATTGCACGCTGATAAACTACCTGGCCCGTGAATGCAAAAAGCATAGTGGCATAATTAAGTTAGATGCCGCGGTAACTGATGTTTATTGGGACAATAAACAGGTACGCGCCGTTACCATGGATGGCGTGGAATATAAAGCAGAACAACTTATTATAACGCTGCCCCTGGGCGTGCTGCAGTTACCGGAGGAAGCGGAGGGTGCGGTAAAATTTCATCCGCAGGTACCAGAACACACGGAAGCCATAGGCCAGATTGGTTTTGGCGCCATTATTAAGATACTGCTGCAGTTTAACGCGCCCTTTTGGGAAGACGAACAGTATGGCGGTATAAAGGCCCCGGCTTTTTTGTTTACCGAAGAAAAGATACCCACCTGGTGGACACAGGATACCGGCAACGCTTTGCTAACCGGCTGGCTGGGTGGTGGCGGCGCGGCCGAATTAGCGGAAACAACCAATGAGGCCATATGGCAACTGGCCATGCAATCGCTTGCGAATGTTTTTAAACTGGATATGGCCGAGCTAAAGGGCCGGCTGATCACCTGGCGGGTGGCTAACTGGACGGCAGACCCCTTCACCCGCGGATCATACGCTTATGATACCGTAGACAGCGCCCGTGCCCGTAAGGTATTGAACCAACCGGTAGATGATACTATTTTTTTCGCCGGTGAGTATTTGTACGATGGCCCCGCCATGGGCACCGTAGAAGCCGCCCTGGATAGCGGCCTGAAGGTAGCCGATAAACTATAA
- a CDS encoding energy transducer TonB: protein MKPFLAILLAIFTLSVKAQTSTAALTDTTVYTDKEVSVKPQYVGGMDRLGSFLAHTVRYPAVARERNTQGRVQISFIVEKDGKLSNFAVTKSVSKELDEESMRVMKLLPAWKPARNNDQPVRCLVELPVTYTLNNR from the coding sequence ATGAAACCTTTTTTAGCCATTCTGCTGGCAATTTTTACGTTAAGTGTAAAGGCGCAAACCAGTACTGCCGCGCTAACCGATACCACCGTTTATACCGACAAGGAGGTAAGTGTTAAGCCGCAATATGTTGGGGGCATGGATCGTTTGGGCAGTTTTTTAGCCCACACTGTCCGTTACCCGGCTGTTGCCCGCGAGCGTAATACACAAGGCCGGGTACAGATATCCTTTATTGTTGAAAAGGATGGCAAACTGTCAAACTTCGCGGTGACGAAAAGCGTAAGCAAGGAGCTTGATGAAGAATCCATGCGGGTTATGAAACTTTTGCCAGCCTGGAAGCCTGCCCGAAATAATGATCAACCCGTACGCTGCCTGGTAGAATTGCCTGTAACGTATACGTTAAACAATAGGTAA
- a CDS encoding polysaccharide lyase family protein, whose translation MQSKYTLVLAAAIVALCGFTGPKPRKTLAPAAPPVTVVDDGPTYTLSNGYLTVKVNKRTGDLTSVKTPKTVTPNVELMGYVSGHHAGYWEQSPALAPREVASITIDPAKVNGDRGEVSVKGYSDGQSILGRNPTAAGQGGGLIADLEIRYTLERGAHGLYTYAIFTHQDTYPAGSVGESRFGFKLSASVFDWLSVDEQRNALMPTGKDWDEGTDLNMKESRRLTTGIYKGRAEHKYDYSADQSKIPAFGWSSTKEKVGLYIINPSFEYLSSGPLHFELTGHLDDGDGGDPTLLDYWRGTHYGGSELNFAANEPWTKVVGPIFIYVPTGNDPKTLFTDAKQKAKTEQTRWPYSFVQGVDYPLANQRATVKGKMKLIDPQLAMPKFSNLLVGLSYPDGPPVPSRPRLTADNLVPITTGVVVQTPPKRDYTNYVRDTVGRTIRIPRPVDPVNNAVRIDEPAPAPRDTSVKLLPNGKRANRGTYLPPRQQGARPAFNFPRQQLTWQNDAKHYEFWTNANADGSFTLANVRPGTYQLHAIADGVLGAYDATASVTITPGQKLDLGTIEWRPVHYGQQIFQVGTPNRSAKEFYKGDDHWHWGMYIEYAKYFPNDVNFTVGKSNPAKDWYIYHVPHDIDNKPDGRDQGRATPWTINFTMPAGAPTSGKATLRFGISGSSARQLDIAVNGKDVGPFTDIGGGGASMIRDGIEGTWVERDFTFDAALLKPGQNQIVLTIPAGGVANGICYDVIRLEVQ comes from the coding sequence ATGCAAAGCAAATATACCCTGGTACTGGCTGCGGCCATAGTAGCACTATGTGGATTTACCGGGCCTAAGCCCCGCAAAACTTTAGCCCCTGCCGCGCCACCCGTTACGGTGGTTGATGACGGCCCGACCTACACCCTTAGCAATGGCTATCTTACTGTAAAGGTGAACAAGCGCACCGGCGATCTGACATCCGTGAAAACGCCCAAAACCGTTACGCCTAATGTGGAACTGATGGGTTATGTATCAGGCCATCATGCTGGTTATTGGGAGCAAAGCCCGGCGCTGGCCCCACGTGAGGTAGCCAGCATCACCATCGACCCTGCCAAAGTTAACGGCGACCGTGGCGAGGTATCAGTTAAAGGCTATTCCGACGGCCAGTCTATCCTGGGCAGGAACCCTACGGCTGCCGGTCAGGGGGGCGGGTTAATTGCCGACCTGGAGATCCGCTACACGCTGGAACGCGGTGCGCATGGCTTGTATACCTACGCTATTTTCACCCACCAGGATACTTACCCTGCCGGTTCGGTAGGCGAATCCAGGTTTGGGTTTAAGCTATCGGCCTCGGTGTTCGATTGGCTTTCCGTCGACGAGCAGCGCAACGCCCTGATGCCTACTGGTAAGGATTGGGACGAGGGCACCGATCTGAACATGAAGGAATCACGCAGGCTGACTACAGGTATTTACAAAGGCCGCGCCGAACATAAGTACGATTACTCGGCCGATCAATCCAAGATCCCCGCCTTTGGCTGGTCATCAACCAAAGAGAAAGTGGGTTTGTATATCATCAACCCATCGTTCGAATACCTGAGCAGCGGTCCCCTGCACTTCGAGCTGACCGGTCACCTGGACGATGGCGACGGCGGCGACCCCACCCTGCTGGATTACTGGCGCGGCACCCACTACGGCGGCAGCGAACTTAACTTTGCCGCTAACGAACCCTGGACAAAAGTGGTTGGCCCCATATTTATTTACGTGCCAACCGGTAACGACCCAAAGACTTTATTTACCGATGCCAAACAAAAAGCCAAAACCGAACAGACCCGCTGGCCCTACAGCTTTGTGCAGGGGGTAGATTACCCGCTGGCCAACCAGCGCGCTACCGTGAAAGGCAAAATGAAACTAATTGACCCGCAACTGGCCATGCCCAAATTTAGCAACCTGCTGGTGGGTTTAAGCTACCCGGATGGGCCGCCTGTGCCAAGTCGGCCACGGCTAACTGCAGACAATTTGGTTCCGATAACCACCGGGGTGGTAGTTCAAACGCCGCCAAAGCGTGATTACACCAATTATGTGCGCGATACGGTTGGGCGCACTATACGTATCCCCCGCCCGGTCGATCCGGTAAATAATGCTGTGCGTATAGATGAACCTGCTCCCGCCCCGCGCGATACGTCGGTTAAACTACTGCCCAACGGCAAACGCGCTAACCGCGGCACCTATTTGCCGCCGCGCCAGCAAGGCGCCCGTCCGGCCTTTAACTTTCCGCGGCAGCAGCTTACCTGGCAAAACGATGCCAAACACTACGAATTTTGGACCAACGCCAATGCCGACGGCAGCTTTACCCTCGCTAACGTACGCCCAGGAACTTACCAGCTGCATGCCATTGCCGATGGCGTTTTAGGGGCTTACGATGCTACGGCCAGCGTCACCATCACGCCCGGCCAAAAGCTTGATCTGGGTACTATAGAATGGCGCCCGGTGCACTACGGCCAGCAGATATTCCAGGTGGGCACGCCCAACCGCTCGGCTAAGGAGTTTTACAAGGGCGACGACCACTGGCACTGGGGCATGTATATTGAATATGCCAAATACTTCCCTAACGATGTGAACTTTACCGTAGGCAAAAGCAACCCGGCTAAAGACTGGTACATATACCACGTACCGCACGATATAGATAACAAGCCCGATGGCCGCGATCAGGGCCGTGCCACGCCGTGGACCATCAACTTCACCATGCCGGCCGGTGCGCCGACAAGTGGCAAGGCCACCCTGCGCTTCGGTATCTCTGGCTCGAGCGCGCGCCAGCTGGATATTGCCGTTAACGGTAAAGATGTTGGCCCCTTCACCGATATTGGCGGCGGTGGCGCCAGCATGATCCGCGATGGGATAGAAGGCACCTGGGTAGAGCGCGACTTCACCTTCGACGCCGCCCTGCTGAAACCCGGCCAAAACCAAATTGTATTAACCATTCCCGCAGGCGGCGTAGCCAACGGGATATGTTATGATGTGATACGGTTGGAAGTGCAGTAG
- a CDS encoding MBL fold metallo-hydrolase produces the protein MTVTFLGTGTSQGVPVIACDCKVCTSTDARDKRLRTSVLLEAEGEVIVIDSGPDFRYQMLRAGVKHLDAILFTHEHKDHVAGLDDVRAFNYRQQQAIDVYADERVQETLRREFAYIFHDFKYPGIPQINLHTIGIEPFNIGKVYFTPIEVMHYKLPVWGFRIKDFTYITDAKTVSDVEKEKIRGSKVLVINALQFDKHISHFTFDEAVAFAQEMGAGTTYFTHISHRLGRHEDVSRQLPPNIKLAYDGLKLEL, from the coding sequence GTGACAGTCACCTTTTTAGGCACCGGAACATCGCAGGGGGTACCAGTTATTGCCTGCGATTGCAAGGTATGCACATCAACAGATGCGCGCGACAAGCGCCTGCGCACCTCGGTTTTGCTGGAGGCAGAGGGCGAGGTAATTGTGATAGACTCGGGCCCCGATTTCCGTTACCAGATGCTGCGCGCCGGTGTAAAGCACCTGGACGCCATTTTGTTTACCCACGAACATAAAGACCATGTTGCCGGACTGGATGATGTACGCGCTTTCAACTATCGCCAGCAGCAGGCTATAGATGTTTACGCCGACGAGCGTGTTCAGGAAACGCTGCGAAGGGAGTTCGCCTACATCTTCCACGATTTTAAATACCCCGGTATCCCGCAAATTAACCTGCATACTATCGGCATCGAGCCGTTTAATATTGGCAAGGTGTATTTCACCCCTATAGAGGTGATGCATTATAAGTTGCCGGTATGGGGCTTCCGGATAAAGGATTTTACCTATATCACCGATGCCAAAACGGTGAGCGATGTGGAGAAAGAGAAGATCAGGGGCTCGAAGGTATTAGTGATCAATGCCCTGCAGTTTGATAAGCATATCTCGCATTTCACCTTTGACGAGGCGGTTGCCTTTGCCCAGGAAATGGGCGCGGGGACTACCTATTTTACGCATATCAGCCACCGCCTGGGGCGGCACGAGGACGTGAGCAGGCAGCTGCCCCCCAACATCAAACTCGCCTACGACGGCCTGAAACTGGAGCTGTAA
- a CDS encoding AAA family ATPase — MKLKQLVIHKYKCIETEQQFDIEDDITILVGMNESGKTSVLEALAKSNYFVDDKKFKFTPTHDYPRKEKKSLDKSGDDPKAITATYSISEDILKAISADVGDGIFTQKSLIINYKFSNSRTYNNISCDSKKFIENKTSSLGISSKTLNDKLYLVKNTKNLEALIAEYKDENLTKGIATLKKYFENKWNWAQDPIGEYISRVHLSKNLPKFLYYDEYYALPSRISIENLQNDELDDEELKTAKALFDLADINVNELINSDNYEDFKAELEATQATITNELFKYWGSNNNLEIIFDIDKREQEVERTTRNAYGQTETIKDVKVVEHILDIRVKNRRSGVSLPLKNRSKGFNWFFSFLVWFKKIQEDNSNNYILLLDEPGLNLHASAQNNLLRFLKDLSENYQIIYTTHSPFMIESHNLEKVRTVLETEKGSIISNSIQEKDPNTLFPLQAALGYDIAQNLFISKHNLLVEGASDLLYLQVMSSLLQSLGRTGLNEKITIVPTGGLDKVSTFISLLRGSDLSIVCLLDTFKDAKGKSKLDDLVEHRIINKKKIRFFDEFLEDYTSADIEDLFEKNDYLKFYNEAFSSAITIDQLNDKIKPILVQISKFLNITTFNHYRPANKLASKGVDEKFFSSVTLKNFEKVFTEINDLFNEK; from the coding sequence ATGAAACTAAAACAACTAGTAATCCATAAATACAAATGCATCGAAACCGAACAGCAATTCGACATTGAAGATGACATAACGATTCTCGTTGGGATGAACGAGTCAGGCAAGACTTCTGTATTAGAGGCGCTTGCTAAATCTAACTATTTTGTGGATGATAAAAAATTCAAGTTTACCCCTACTCATGATTACCCTCGCAAAGAGAAAAAAAGCCTTGATAAAAGTGGGGACGATCCTAAAGCCATAACGGCTACATATAGTATCTCTGAAGATATACTGAAGGCTATTAGTGCAGATGTTGGTGATGGTATATTTACCCAAAAGTCATTAATTATTAATTATAAGTTTTCAAATAGCCGTACTTATAATAATATCTCGTGTGATAGCAAAAAATTTATTGAAAATAAAACATCATCATTAGGTATATCAAGTAAAACCCTAAATGACAAACTTTATTTGGTAAAAAATACAAAAAATTTAGAGGCGTTAATCGCTGAATATAAAGACGAAAATCTCACAAAAGGCATAGCTACGTTAAAAAAATATTTCGAAAACAAATGGAATTGGGCACAAGACCCAATTGGTGAATATATATCCAGAGTTCATCTTTCTAAAAACCTTCCGAAGTTTTTATATTATGATGAATATTACGCTTTACCTTCTCGAATTAGCATTGAAAATCTCCAAAATGATGAGTTAGATGATGAAGAATTGAAAACAGCTAAAGCTTTATTTGATTTAGCAGATATTAATGTTAATGAATTAATAAACTCCGACAACTATGAAGATTTTAAAGCTGAACTAGAAGCAACTCAGGCAACAATAACTAATGAACTGTTCAAATATTGGGGATCAAATAATAACCTCGAAATTATTTTTGATATAGATAAACGAGAACAAGAAGTTGAAAGAACTACTAGGAATGCGTATGGACAAACCGAAACAATAAAAGATGTTAAGGTAGTAGAACATATACTTGATATAAGAGTTAAAAATAGACGATCAGGTGTATCGTTACCTCTCAAAAACAGGAGTAAGGGCTTCAACTGGTTTTTTTCATTTTTAGTTTGGTTTAAGAAAATACAAGAAGATAATTCTAACAACTACATTTTACTATTGGATGAACCTGGTTTAAATTTACATGCTTCAGCCCAAAATAATTTACTTAGGTTTTTAAAAGATTTATCTGAGAACTATCAGATAATATATACTACCCACTCTCCATTTATGATTGAATCTCATAATTTGGAAAAGGTAAGAACTGTTTTAGAAACTGAAAAAGGTTCAATTATATCTAATAGTATTCAAGAAAAAGATCCTAATACATTATTTCCACTACAAGCTGCACTTGGTTATGATATCGCTCAAAACTTGTTTATTTCTAAGCACAACTTACTAGTAGAGGGCGCTAGCGATTTACTTTATTTGCAAGTAATGTCCTCCCTATTACAATCATTAGGCAGAACCGGGCTAAATGAAAAGATTACCATTGTTCCGACTGGCGGATTAGACAAGGTATCAACGTTTATATCTTTATTAAGAGGGAGTGATTTGTCTATTGTTTGTCTATTGGATACATTTAAAGATGCTAAAGGCAAATCAAAGCTTGATGATTTGGTTGAACACCGAATAATTAACAAAAAAAAGATACGATTTTTTGATGAATTTTTAGAAGATTACACTAGTGCTGATATTGAAGATTTGTTTGAGAAAAATGATTATTTGAAATTCTATAACGAAGCATTCTCAAGTGCTATAACTATAGATCAGCTAAACGACAAGATAAAACCTATCCTTGTTCAGATAAGTAAATTTCTCAACATAACGACCTTTAATCATTATAGGCCTGCTAATAAATTGGCATCTAAGGGTGTAGATGAAAAATTCTTTAGCAGCGTGACATTAAAGAATTTCGAAAAAGTATTTACTGAAATCAATGATCTTTTTAATGAAAAATGA
- a CDS encoding S24 family peptidase, whose translation MKLPEKPSKIKTVRPETLEFIILYNQLKGKAFTGNIQLAEVLGFNSASSITEIIKSRQNIDPEKLKIFKEKYRDYINPPKKQEITENSAKKPIFEGIPMYEVIATASGVEVYNDINDANPVGHMNFPGIEDCDFALPVWGHSMYPYLENGCWVALKVIHDTKILPGEVYYIEWGDYRMYKRLLAGDNPDEVIAHSDNTTEMVGNRLKYAPFVIKLEEIKKLCLVKDIHKKHNH comes from the coding sequence ATGAAACTACCCGAAAAGCCATCGAAAATAAAAACCGTGCGCCCCGAAACGCTGGAATTTATTATACTTTATAATCAGTTAAAGGGGAAAGCCTTTACAGGGAATATCCAATTAGCGGAAGTGCTGGGATTCAATTCGGCCAGTTCAATTACTGAAATTATCAAGAGCCGACAGAACATCGATCCTGAAAAATTAAAGATATTTAAAGAAAAATACAGAGATTATATAAATCCACCTAAAAAACAAGAAATTACAGAAAATAGCGCTAAAAAACCTATTTTTGAAGGCATCCCCATGTACGAGGTGATCGCCACGGCATCGGGGGTAGAGGTTTATAACGATATTAACGATGCCAACCCCGTAGGCCACATGAATTTCCCCGGGATAGAGGATTGCGACTTTGCCTTGCCAGTTTGGGGCCACTCCATGTATCCTTACTTAGAAAACGGCTGCTGGGTAGCCTTAAAGGTAATTCACGATACAAAAATACTACCCGGCGAAGTTTATTATATTGAATGGGGCGACTACCGCATGTACAAACGCCTGCTGGCCGGCGATAACCCCGACGAAGTAATTGCGCATTCGGACAATACCACCGAAATGGTAGGCAACCGCCTGAAATACGCGCCCTTTGTGATTAAGCTTGAAGAGATCAAAAAATTGTGTTTGGTGAAGGATATTCATAAAAAGCATAATCATTAA
- a CDS encoding glycoside hydrolase family 3 N-terminal domain-containing protein, with protein sequence MKRSYQLLRIYLASSALVALTISTQAQEKNIYHKGWIDFNKNGKKDVFEDPTQPIEKRITDLLSQMTVDEKTCQMATLYGYKRVLKEEMPAPSWKNEVWKDGIANIDEELNSLASHTDAANSQYSYPYSKHAGAINTIQKWFIEETRMGIPVDFTNEGIHGLNHDRATSLPAPISIGATWDKNLVRTAGQVVGREAKALGYTNVYAPILDPARDQRWGRVVECYGENPYLIAELGKQMVLGIQEEGVASTLKHFAVYSVPKGGRDGNARTDPHVAPREMEQIYLYPFRRVIQEAHPMGVMSSYNDWNGVPITGSYYFLTELLRQKFGFNGYVVSDSEAVEYLFSKHHVADTYKEAVRQTVEAGLNVRTNFTMPQTFIMPLRELVNEGKVSMKTLDSRVADVLRVKFRLGLFDEPYVKDPKAADKIVQNKEALEMGLKMNRESMVLLKNEGNLLPLDLKKTPRILVTGPLATNVGYATSRYGPSHNKVISVLEGIQNYVGNKGVVIGAKGCDVVDATWPESEIIETPLTKEEDNEINNAVNRAKEADVIVVVVGEDEKRVGESLSRTGLGLPGRQLKLVQAMQATGKPVVMVMINGQPLTINWENRYVPAILEAWFPGPESGRVIAETLFGDNNPGGKLSITFPKTTGQIEFNFPFKPASQANQPTSGPNGYGKTSVNGALYPFGYGLSYTTFEYSNLTAPARVANQQDVIVTVDVTNTGKVKGDDVVELYLKDKVSSVTTYDSDLRGFERVTLNPGEKKTVSFTIHPDDMALLDKNMNWTVEPGAFEVRIGQSSEDIKLKKEFIVDGLEDRK encoded by the coding sequence ATGAAAAGAAGTTACCAATTATTACGTATTTACCTGGCATCGTCGGCACTGGTTGCTTTGACCATCAGCACACAAGCGCAGGAAAAGAACATTTATCACAAAGGCTGGATAGACTTTAACAAGAACGGCAAGAAGGACGTTTTTGAAGACCCCACTCAGCCCATAGAAAAACGCATTACCGATCTGCTCAGCCAAATGACGGTTGACGAGAAAACCTGTCAGATGGCCACCTTATACGGCTACAAGCGCGTATTGAAGGAGGAAATGCCTGCCCCAAGCTGGAAAAACGAAGTTTGGAAAGATGGCATTGCCAATATAGACGAGGAACTGAACAGCCTGGCATCGCACACCGACGCGGCAAACTCGCAATATTCCTATCCTTACAGTAAGCACGCGGGCGCTATCAACACCATCCAAAAATGGTTTATAGAAGAAACCCGCATGGGCATCCCGGTTGATTTCACCAACGAGGGCATCCACGGATTGAACCACGATAGGGCTACCTCGCTGCCGGCGCCTATCAGCATTGGCGCTACCTGGGATAAAAACCTGGTACGTACTGCCGGTCAGGTAGTTGGCCGCGAAGCCAAAGCGCTGGGTTATACCAATGTATACGCCCCGATATTGGATCCCGCCCGCGATCAACGCTGGGGCCGTGTGGTGGAATGCTACGGCGAAAACCCCTACCTGATAGCTGAACTGGGCAAGCAAATGGTGCTGGGTATCCAGGAAGAGGGTGTAGCATCAACCCTGAAGCACTTTGCCGTATATAGTGTCCCTAAAGGCGGCCGCGACGGCAATGCCCGTACCGATCCGCATGTTGCGCCGCGCGAAATGGAGCAAATTTATCTGTACCCCTTCCGCAGGGTAATACAGGAAGCGCACCCGATGGGAGTAATGAGCAGTTATAACGATTGGAACGGCGTCCCCATCACAGGTAGTTATTATTTCCTTACAGAGCTATTGCGACAAAAGTTTGGCTTTAATGGCTATGTAGTAAGCGATAGTGAAGCAGTAGAATACCTTTTTAGCAAACACCACGTGGCCGATACTTATAAAGAGGCAGTACGCCAAACGGTAGAAGCGGGTTTAAATGTTCGTACCAACTTTACCATGCCGCAAACCTTTATAATGCCCCTGCGCGAATTAGTGAACGAAGGCAAAGTGTCTATGAAAACTCTGGACAGCCGCGTGGCCGATGTGCTGCGGGTGAAATTCCGTTTGGGGTTATTTGATGAGCCTTACGTAAAAGATCCAAAAGCTGCCGATAAAATAGTGCAGAACAAAGAGGCGCTGGAAATGGGCCTGAAAATGAACCGAGAAAGCATGGTACTATTAAAAAATGAAGGTAACCTGCTGCCGCTTGATTTGAAAAAGACACCAAGGATATTAGTTACCGGTCCGTTGGCTACCAATGTAGGTTATGCCACCAGCAGGTACGGCCCATCGCACAATAAAGTAATATCGGTATTGGAAGGCATACAGAACTATGTGGGCAATAAGGGTGTGGTAATTGGGGCTAAAGGCTGCGATGTAGTTGATGCCACCTGGCCCGAAAGCGAGATCATTGAAACGCCGTTGACCAAAGAGGAAGATAACGAAATAAACAATGCCGTTAACCGTGCTAAGGAAGCCGATGTAATTGTGGTTGTTGTAGGCGAGGATGAAAAGCGCGTAGGCGAAAGTTTATCGCGTACGGGCTTAGGTTTGCCAGGTCGCCAGTTGAAATTGGTACAGGCTATGCAGGCAACAGGCAAGCCAGTAGTTATGGTAATGATCAACGGTCAGCCGCTAACCATTAATTGGGAGAACCGCTACGTACCCGCAATTTTAGAAGCCTGGTTCCCTGGTCCGGAAAGTGGCAGAGTGATTGCTGAAACTTTGTTTGGCGATAATAATCCGGGCGGTAAGCTGTCTATCACTTTCCCAAAAACCACAGGTCAAATTGAGTTTAACTTTCCGTTCAAACCGGCATCGCAGGCTAACCAGCCTACCAGCGGGCCAAATGGTTATGGCAAAACCAGCGTTAATGGCGCGCTATATCCTTTTGGCTATGGCTTAAGTTATACCACATTTGAATATAGTAACCTTACCGCACCGGCACGTGTAGCCAACCAACAGGATGTTATTGTTACCGTTGATGTAACCAACACCGGCAAAGTAAAAGGAGATGATGTGGTTGAGCTTTACCTGAAAGATAAGGTAAGCAGCGTAACCACTTACGATAGCGACCTGCGTGGCTTTGAACGCGTGACGCTAAACCCGGGAGAAAAGAAAACGGTAAGCTTTACCATTCATCCTGATGATATGGCTTTACTTGATAAAAACATGAACTGGACTGTTGAACCAGGCGCGTTTGAAGTGCGCATAGGCCAATCCAGCGAGGATATTAAGTTGAAGAAGGAATTTATTGTGGATGGCCTGGAAGACCGGAAGTAA